Proteins from one Bacteroides zhangwenhongii genomic window:
- a CDS encoding DUF7258 domain-containing protein: protein MKTTEVNKELIGKRCECIFTGLMVTGVIEDTEENEHTIEVKVRFDHPHQWGDDLYNDVGAWGRKIDEFGTLRHLQLLEDKPDFQTMTVVFGEPISQIDRSIFEDAAAWGVCSLQGWVNSYESVRFVAIDDHTAIITGEYNMEQVKVWLEKYTSIKSLKIS, encoded by the coding sequence ATGAAAACGACAGAAGTAAACAAGGAGCTTATCGGCAAGCGTTGCGAGTGTATTTTTACGGGCTTAATGGTAACGGGCGTTATCGAGGACACAGAAGAAAACGAACACACCATAGAGGTAAAAGTACGCTTCGACCACCCGCACCAGTGGGGCGATGATTTATATAATGATGTGGGGGCGTGGGGGCGTAAAATTGACGAGTTCGGCACGTTGCGCCATTTGCAACTGCTGGAGGACAAACCGGACTTTCAGACAATGACGGTAGTTTTCGGTGAGCCAATCAGCCAAATAGACCGCAGTATTTTTGAAGATGCGGCGGCGTGGGGTGTCTGTTCCCTGCAAGGCTGGGTAAACAGCTACGAGAGTGTCCGGTTTGTAGCCATAGACGACCATACGGCAATTATCACGGGCGAATACAATATGGAACAGGTAAAGGTGTGGCTAGAGAAATACACGTCCATAAAGAGCCTTAAAATCAGTTGA
- a CDS encoding antirestriction protein ArdA, protein MEATTLSAASVYVGTYAKYNNGSLSGAWLNLSDYSDKEEFYEACRELHKDEEDAEYMFQDWENVPEGLIGESWISENFFSLRDAVEDLSDTEQEAFFVWCNYKSHDLGEEDADDLVRDFRDEYQGEYDDEEDFAYEIIEECYDLPEFAKTYFDYEKFARDLFMCDYWFDDGFVFRAA, encoded by the coding sequence ATGGAAGCAACGACATTATCAGCAGCAAGCGTTTATGTAGGCACTTACGCCAAGTACAACAACGGTTCATTGTCCGGCGCATGGCTCAACCTTTCGGATTATTCGGACAAGGAAGAATTTTACGAAGCCTGCCGGGAACTTCACAAGGACGAGGAAGATGCGGAATATATGTTTCAGGACTGGGAGAACGTGCCGGAGGGCTTAATCGGCGAAAGCTGGATTTCTGAAAATTTCTTTTCCCTGCGTGATGCGGTGGAGGATTTGAGCGACACCGAGCAGGAAGCCTTTTTCGTGTGGTGCAACTATAAAAGCCATGATTTAGGCGAGGAAGATGCGGACGACCTTGTACGTGATTTCCGGGATGAATATCAAGGGGAATATGACGATGAAGAAGATTTCGCCTATGAAATTATAGAAGAATGTTACGACCTGCCGGAGTTCGCAAAGACCTATTTCGATTATGAAAAGTTTGCCCGTGACCTGTTCATGTGCGATTACTGGTTTGATGACGGCTTTGTGTTCCGTGCGGCATAA
- a CDS encoding DUF3853 family protein: MTNIQELLSKPVWQMTGEEFIFLSKHASGQAEALPQPVTDTEKKYVYGILGIAKLFGCSLPTANRIKKSGKIDKAITQIGRKIIVDAELALELAGKKTGGRK; encoded by the coding sequence ATGACAAATATCCAAGAATTATTATCAAAACCCGTCTGGCAAATGACAGGCGAAGAATTCATATTCCTGAGTAAGCACGCTTCAGGTCAGGCCGAAGCATTGCCGCAACCCGTTACAGACACGGAAAAGAAGTATGTGTACGGAATACTCGGTATAGCCAAACTGTTCGGGTGCAGTCTGCCCACTGCCAACCGCATAAAGAAAAGCGGTAAGATAGACAAGGCGATTACCCAGATAGGGCGCAAGATTATAGTTGATGCAGAACTGGCTCTTGAACTTGCCGGAAAGAAAACAGGAGGACGGAAATAA
- a CDS encoding DUF3873 domain-containing protein, which yields MQSLNKNGVSITQTPGEEKYVKCCLGAFRGQIYFQYDYRHTDGELFSTVAKTLDECRRRRDEWIAKKEQSNK from the coding sequence ATGCAGTCACTTAACAAAAACGGGGTAAGCATCACCCAAACACCGGGAGAAGAAAAATACGTAAAATGTTGCTTAGGCGCATTCAGGGGACAGATTTATTTTCAATATGACTACCGCCACACGGACGGCGAACTATTCAGCACGGTAGCCAAAACGCTGGACGAGTGCCGCCGCAGACGTGACGAGTGGATAGCGAAAAAAGAACAGAGTAATAAGTAA
- a CDS encoding site-specific integrase yields MKSTFKVLFYLKKGSEKKNGEVMIMARITIDGKQCQFSTKQSIQPGNWSIAAGKAKGKDAGRINALLDDIRSSLNTIYHEMQRRDNYVTAEKVKNEFLGHSESHETILSLFQKHNDDVKQLVGISKTIATYRKYEVTRRHLAEFIQSKYNVSDISIKEITPMFITDFELYLRTACKCGYNTTAKFMQFFKRIIIIARNNGILVGDPFASYKIRLEKVDRGYLTEDEIKIILKKKMVSERLEHVRDLFVFSCFCGLAYSDVANLRQENIQKSFDGNLWIITKRVKTNTDVNVPLLDIPKMILKKYKGKLPDGKILPVISNQKLNAYLKEIADICGIKKNLTFHLARHTFATTTTLSKGVPIETVSKMLGHTNIETTQIYARITNSKIGSDMQGLDKKFVGIEKIYKEVAM; encoded by the coding sequence ATGAAATCGACATTCAAGGTTCTTTTTTATTTGAAGAAAGGTTCTGAAAAGAAAAACGGCGAGGTAATGATTATGGCACGTATCACCATTGACGGTAAACAGTGCCAGTTCAGTACGAAACAGAGCATCCAGCCCGGTAACTGGAGCATTGCCGCAGGCAAAGCCAAAGGCAAGGATGCCGGAAGAATAAACGCCCTGCTGGACGACATACGTTCTTCCCTGAACACCATTTACCACGAAATGCAGCGGCGTGACAACTACGTGACCGCCGAGAAAGTGAAGAACGAGTTCTTGGGACACAGCGAGAGCCACGAAACAATCCTTTCATTGTTCCAAAAGCACAATGACGATGTGAAGCAGCTTGTGGGCATATCCAAGACGATAGCGACCTACCGCAAGTATGAAGTGACCCGCCGCCACCTCGCTGAATTTATCCAAAGCAAGTACAACGTATCGGACATATCCATAAAGGAAATTACCCCAATGTTCATTACCGATTTTGAGTTGTATTTGCGTACCGCCTGCAAGTGCGGTTACAACACCACCGCCAAGTTCATGCAGTTCTTCAAGCGTATCATCATCATTGCCCGCAACAACGGCATACTGGTGGGTGACCCGTTCGCCAGCTACAAAATCAGGCTGGAAAAAGTGGATAGGGGCTACTTGACGGAGGACGAGATAAAAATTATCCTTAAAAAGAAAATGGTTTCCGAACGGCTGGAACACGTCAGGGACTTGTTCGTCTTTTCCTGTTTCTGCGGTTTGGCTTACAGTGATGTTGCCAACTTGCGGCAGGAGAATATCCAAAAGTCCTTTGACGGCAACCTTTGGATAATCACCAAGCGGGTAAAGACCAACACGGACGTGAATGTTCCCCTGTTGGATATTCCCAAGATGATTTTGAAGAAGTACAAGGGCAAGTTGCCGGACGGCAAGATACTTCCTGTAATCAGCAATCAGAAGCTAAATGCCTACTTGAAAGAGATTGCCGATATTTGCGGTATTAAAAAGAACCTGACATTCCACCTTGCAAGGCACACGTTCGCCACGACCACCACGTTGTCAAAGGGCGTACCCATTGAAACGGTGTCCAAGATGCTGGGACACACAAACATAGAAACTACGCAAATTTACGCCCGCATTACCAACAGCAAGATAGGCAGCGATATGCAGGGGCTTGACAAGAAGTTTGTCGGCATCGAGAAAATTTACAAGGAAGTCGCCATGTGA
- a CDS encoding DUF3872 domain-containing protein, whose protein sequence is MYMKNVMYKIIMGCYIVAALVLVTACNDSLDIQQAYPFSIETLPVPKRLKVGETAEIRCQLVREGYYQPTTYQIRYFQPDGKGKLEMDNGTVFLPNDLYPLEKETFRLYYTSASTDQQTIDIYIIDSFGQMQQLSFSFNNDNSEDEEPE, encoded by the coding sequence ATGTATATGAAGAATGTAATGTATAAAATCATCATGGGCTGCTACATCGTGGCCGCCCTTGTGCTTGTCACCGCCTGTAATGACAGTTTGGATATTCAGCAGGCGTACCCGTTCAGCATCGAAACGCTGCCAGTACCCAAAAGGCTGAAAGTCGGGGAAACCGCTGAAATACGCTGCCAGTTGGTGCGTGAGGGTTACTATCAGCCGACTACCTATCAGATAAGGTACTTCCAGCCGGACGGCAAAGGGAAGCTGGAAATGGATAACGGCACGGTGTTCCTGCCCAATGACCTTTACCCGCTGGAGAAAGAAACATTCCGGCTCTACTACACCTCGGCATCGACAGACCAGCAGACGATTGACATTTATATTATCGACAGCTTCGGACAGATGCAGCAACTTTCGTTCTCGTTCAATAATGACAACAGCGAGGATGAAGAACCGGAATAG
- a CDS encoding conjugal transfer protein TraO: MKRFLFIGILFALCLHFNQAHAQRYLPGMKGLQVTAGMADGVHWNSDTDFAYHIGAAYSVYTKNANRWVIGGEYLHKKYDYKDMQIPVEQFTAEGGYYLKFLSDRRKTFFLSLGLSALAGYEVSNKSEKLLPDGSTLLDKDCFIYGGALTLELEAYLTDRVALLLNARERALFGSDIGKFHTQVSLGLKFIIN; the protein is encoded by the coding sequence ATGAAACGGTTTCTATTTATCGGAATACTCTTTGCGCTGTGCCTGCATTTCAACCAGGCACACGCACAAAGATACCTGCCGGGTATGAAAGGCTTGCAGGTCACAGCGGGCATGGCGGACGGGGTACATTGGAACTCCGACACGGATTTTGCCTATCACATCGGGGCGGCATACAGCGTTTACACCAAAAATGCAAACCGCTGGGTGATTGGCGGGGAATACCTGCACAAGAAGTATGACTACAAGGATATGCAGATACCAGTCGAACAGTTCACCGCAGAGGGCGGCTATTACCTGAAATTCCTTTCGGACAGGCGAAAGACTTTTTTCCTCTCGCTGGGATTGTCGGCACTCGCCGGGTATGAGGTGAGCAACAAAAGCGAAAAACTGCTGCCGGACGGTTCTACCTTGCTGGATAAGGACTGCTTCATTTACGGCGGTGCGCTCACGCTGGAACTGGAAGCCTACCTGACCGACCGGGTGGCTCTGCTGCTGAACGCAAGGGAACGGGCGTTGTTCGGCTCGGACATAGGCAAGTTCCACACGCAGGTATCTTTGGGACTGAAATTCATTATCAACTGA
- a CDS encoding PDDEXK nuclease domain-containing protein has translation MENNNEHNIKKGHFDAFVHAVGSEIEQAQVRLITAANAQMLFHYWKMGNYILYHQNLHGWGGKIIKKLAQAIRFNYPEKKGYSERNLTYMCQFARLYPLNVLRSFIETDSILSVPNIQNITNEVLKLNSGQFTQELTAQIQSADNQSLEITQEVPAQFQNVEKTVATIYKIKIEDIEDLFLASPIARINWASHMVILNNPLPLGVRYWYMKQSVEMGWSSNVLKMQIESNLYDRQIKSNKVNNFTATLPAPQSDLANYLLKDPYIFDLAGAKEKADERDIEEQLVKHVTHYLLEMGNGFAFVARQKHFQIGDSDFFADLILYNIKLHAYVVVELKATPFKPEYAGQLNFYINVVDDKLRGENDNKTIGLLLCRGKDEVVAQYALAGYDQPIGISDYQLSKAVPENLKSALPSIEEVEEELTLFLDKDKNP, from the coding sequence ATGGAAAATAACAACGAACATAATATAAAGAAAGGTCATTTTGATGCCTTTGTCCATGCTGTCGGTTCGGAAATAGAACAGGCACAAGTCCGGCTCATTACCGCAGCCAATGCCCAGATGTTGTTCCATTACTGGAAAATGGGCAATTATATACTGTACCACCAAAACCTGCATGGCTGGGGTGGTAAAATTATCAAGAAGTTGGCACAGGCAATCAGATTCAATTATCCTGAAAAGAAGGGATATTCGGAGCGTAATCTTACTTATATGTGCCAGTTTGCCCGTTTATATCCGTTAAATGTACTTCGTAGTTTTATTGAAACAGATTCAATACTGTCAGTCCCTAATATTCAAAACATTACTAATGAAGTCCTTAAACTCAACAGCGGGCAATTTACGCAGGAGCTTACTGCGCAAATACAATCAGCTGATAATCAATCTTTAGAAATTACGCAGGAGGTTCCTGCGCAATTTCAGAATGTAGAAAAAACAGTAGCAACCATCTATAAAATAAAAATAGAGGATATAGAAGATTTATTCTTGGCGTCACCGATTGCAAGAATAAATTGGGCAAGCCATATGGTCATACTCAATAATCCGCTACCATTAGGTGTAAGGTATTGGTATATGAAACAATCTGTAGAAATGGGTTGGAGCAGTAATGTGCTGAAAATGCAGATTGAAAGTAATCTGTATGACAGACAAATCAAGAGTAACAAGGTAAACAACTTCACTGCCACACTTCCGGCACCTCAAAGCGATCTTGCCAATTATCTGTTAAAAGACCCGTATATCTTTGACTTGGCAGGAGCAAAGGAAAAGGCTGACGAAAGGGATATAGAAGAACAGTTGGTAAAGCATGTAACCCATTACTTGCTGGAAATGGGTAACGGCTTTGCTTTTGTTGCCAGACAAAAACATTTCCAGATTGGGGACAGTGACTTTTTCGCCGACCTGATTCTATATAATATCAAGCTCCACGCCTATGTCGTCGTGGAATTGAAAGCAACGCCATTCAAACCGGAATATGCAGGGCAGTTAAATTTCTATATCAATGTTGTAGATGATAAACTGAGGGGAGAAAATGATAACAAGACCATCGGTCTTTTGCTGTGCAGGGGTAAGGATGAGGTCGTGGCACAATATGCCTTGGCTGGATATGACCAGCCGATAGGTATCAGCGACTATCAATTGAGCAAGGCAGTACCCGAAAATCTGAAATCTGCCCTACCGAGTATAGAAGAAGTGGAAGAAGAACTGACCTTATTCCTTGACAAGGACAAGAACCCATAA
- the mef(En2) gene encoding macrolide efflux MFS transporter Mef(En2) gives MNHWKSTLAVIGIGQLISILTSTIVGFSIIFWISNEFKSPTALSLAILAGFLPQFVLGLFAGVYVDRWNRKKTMFYSDLFIAFCTLCLFIVITKGYKDLSFFYLLTACRSIGSTFHAPALQASIPLLVPKHHLVRVSGLYHSIQSFSEVIAPVVGASLVVWLPIQYILLIDVIGAVAACLTLLCVQIPSLQKTKVLPDFKKELTECWHTLRRTMGILPLFVCFTLVTFVLMPVFTLFPFMTLLHFNGNILQMGVVEMGWGSGALLGGLVLACKALKSKQTLVMHTAYVILGLYLISASYLPSSAFIGFVCLTFTGGIAYSIYHALFIAIIQQNLASDMLGRTFSLIFSLSTFPSMLGIVASGYWVEAWGITSVFMISGWVIFLIGVGANFISSIKQLDNYA, from the coding sequence ATGAATCATTGGAAATCAACTTTGGCCGTGATAGGAATAGGCCAACTCATATCTATTTTAACAAGTACGATTGTTGGCTTCTCCATTATTTTTTGGATTAGCAACGAATTTAAATCCCCGACAGCTTTATCTCTGGCTATTTTAGCTGGATTTTTACCACAATTTGTATTAGGCTTGTTTGCCGGGGTCTATGTTGACAGATGGAATCGAAAGAAAACGATGTTTTATTCGGACTTGTTCATCGCGTTCTGTACCCTATGTCTTTTTATTGTGATAACCAAGGGTTATAAAGACCTTTCTTTTTTTTATCTATTGACTGCTTGTCGTTCAATAGGCAGTACGTTTCATGCACCTGCTTTACAGGCAAGCATCCCTCTACTGGTTCCCAAGCACCATCTTGTCAGGGTATCAGGTTTGTACCATTCCATTCAATCCTTCAGTGAGGTGATAGCCCCCGTTGTAGGGGCAAGCCTCGTTGTTTGGCTTCCCATACAGTATATTCTGCTCATAGATGTGATCGGAGCTGTTGCTGCTTGTCTGACCTTACTTTGTGTCCAGATTCCTTCTCTTCAAAAAACGAAAGTTCTTCCAGATTTCAAAAAAGAACTGACGGAATGTTGGCATACCTTGCGGCGTACAATGGGCATTTTGCCTTTATTCGTATGCTTTACGCTGGTGACTTTTGTCCTTATGCCTGTTTTTACGTTATTTCCTTTTATGACGCTTCTGCATTTCAACGGAAACATTTTGCAAATGGGAGTTGTGGAAATGGGTTGGGGCTCAGGGGCATTGTTGGGCGGTTTAGTACTTGCCTGTAAGGCTTTGAAAAGCAAGCAAACATTAGTGATGCATACGGCTTATGTGATATTGGGATTGTATCTGATTAGCGCCAGTTATTTACCATCAAGCGCATTTATAGGTTTTGTTTGCCTAACATTTACAGGAGGCATAGCCTATTCCATTTACCATGCGCTTTTCATCGCTATTATTCAGCAGAACTTGGCTTCGGACATGCTTGGACGGACTTTTTCTCTCATCTTTAGTTTGAGTACCTTTCCATCAATGCTGGGTATCGTAGCTTCAGGATATTGGGTGGAAGCATGGGGTATCACATCCGTCTTTATGATCAGCGGATGGGTTATCTTTCTGATTGGAGTGGGTGCAAATTTTATTTCTTCAATCAAGCAGTTGGATAATTACGCATAG
- a CDS encoding site-specific integrase codes for MNIKRNIIFALESRKKNGVPIVENVPIRMRVIYASQRIEFTTGYRIDVAKWDADKQRVKNGCTNKLKQSASEINADLLKYYTEIQNVFKEFEVQEAMPTTQQLKDAFNLRMKDTSEDQEDVKISFWEVFDEFVKECGNQNNWTESTYEKFAAVKNHLKEFKEDLTFEYFNEFGLNEYVNFLRDKKDMRNSTIGKQMGFLKWFLRWSFKKDYHQNIAYDTFKPKLKTTPKKVIFLTWEELNRLKDYQIPKDKQYLERVRDVFLFCCFTSLRYSDVRNLKRSDVKSDHIEVTTVKTADSLSIELNKYSKAILEKYKDIHFENHMVLPVISNQKMNDYLKELGELAEINESIRETYYKGNERIDEVTPKYALLSTHAGRRTFICNALALGIPAQVVMKWTGHSDYKAMKPYIDIADDIKANAMNKFNQL; via the coding sequence ATGAATATCAAACGAAACATCATTTTTGCATTGGAAAGCCGGAAGAAGAACGGTGTGCCAATCGTGGAGAACGTGCCTATCCGTATGCGTGTCATATACGCAAGTCAGCGCATTGAGTTTACAACGGGTTACCGCATTGATGTAGCCAAGTGGGATGCTGACAAGCAGCGAGTGAAGAACGGGTGTACCAACAAACTAAAGCAAAGTGCATCTGAAATCAATGCCGATCTGCTGAAATACTATACCGAAATTCAAAACGTGTTCAAGGAATTTGAGGTACAGGAAGCCATGCCCACTACCCAACAGCTAAAGGACGCATTCAACCTGCGGATGAAAGATACAAGTGAAGACCAGGAAGACGTAAAGATAAGTTTTTGGGAGGTATTCGATGAATTTGTAAAAGAATGCGGCAACCAGAATAACTGGACTGAATCCACATACGAAAAGTTTGCAGCCGTTAAAAATCACCTCAAGGAGTTCAAGGAAGATTTAACCTTTGAATATTTCAATGAATTCGGACTGAACGAATATGTCAATTTCCTGCGCGACAAAAAGGATATGAGGAACAGTACCATCGGTAAACAAATGGGATTCCTCAAATGGTTCCTGCGGTGGAGCTTCAAGAAAGACTATCACCAGAATATAGCATACGATACGTTCAAACCGAAATTGAAAACCACCCCCAAGAAGGTAATCTTCCTGACATGGGAAGAACTGAACAGACTTAAAGACTATCAGATACCCAAAGACAAACAGTATCTGGAACGTGTCCGGGATGTTTTCCTGTTCTGTTGCTTTACCAGTCTGCGTTATTCAGATGTTCGCAACCTAAAGAGAAGTGATGTCAAGTCCGACCATATAGAAGTCACCACCGTTAAAACGGCAGATAGTCTGAGTATTGAACTGAACAAGTACAGTAAAGCCATACTTGAAAAATACAAGGACATCCATTTTGAAAACCACATGGTATTGCCTGTTATCAGCAATCAGAAAATGAATGATTATCTGAAAGAACTGGGAGAACTGGCAGAAATTAACGAATCTATACGTGAAACCTACTATAAAGGGAATGAGCGCATAGATGAAGTTACCCCGAAATACGCATTGCTCAGTACTCATGCAGGAAGAAGAACATTCATCTGTAATGCGCTGGCTCTAGGTATTCCGGCACAGGTTGTAATGAAATGGACAGGACACAGTGATTATAAAGCCATGAAGCCCTACATTGACATAGCCGATGATATTAAGGCTAATGCAATGAACAAGTTTAACCAACTATAA
- a CDS encoding toprim domain-containing protein, whose product MDIQTAKQIRIADFLYSLGHSPVKQQGINLWYKSPLREETEPSFKINTERNQWYDFAIGKGGNIIALAQELYYSDYVPYLLQKIEEQTPHIRPVSFSFGKQSFSEPSFQELDIVQLTSPALLAYLQERGINTALAKRECKEARFTHNGKRYFAIAFPNISGGYEIRNRYFKGCIAPKEISHIRQSGKPRSACYVFEGFMDYLSFLTLRLESCPQSPDFDRQDYIVLNSVANVPKALYPLGSYERIHCFFDNDRAGMEAIQQIRKEYDATRYIRDASQIYSGCKDLNEYLQKRIADRKEQAQSVKKRNDTLSKKPKGFRL is encoded by the coding sequence ATGGATATACAAACAGCAAAACAAATCAGGATAGCGGATTTTCTGTACAGTTTGGGACATTCTCCCGTCAAGCAGCAAGGTATCAACCTGTGGTATAAATCCCCGTTACGGGAAGAGACAGAGCCCTCGTTCAAAATAAATACCGAACGCAACCAATGGTATGATTTTGCAATTGGTAAAGGTGGAAATATCATTGCACTGGCACAGGAACTCTACTATTCCGACTATGTACCTTATCTTCTACAGAAAATCGAGGAACAGACTCCGCACATCCGTCCCGTATCTTTCTCTTTTGGCAAGCAGTCATTTTCCGAACCGAGTTTTCAGGAGTTGGACATTGTACAGCTGACTTCTCCTGCCCTGCTTGCCTATCTACAGGAAAGAGGGATAAACACGGCACTGGCGAAAAGAGAATGTAAGGAAGCCCGTTTCACCCACAACGGCAAACGTTATTTCGCCATTGCTTTTCCGAACATATCGGGTGGATATGAAATCCGCAACCGATATTTCAAGGGATGTATCGCACCAAAAGAAATATCCCATATCAGACAGTCAGGAAAGCCAAGGAGTGCATGTTACGTTTTTGAGGGATTTATGGATTACCTTTCCTTTCTGACCTTAAGACTGGAAAGCTGTCCGCAATCACCCGACTTCGACAGACAGGATTACATAGTTCTTAATTCCGTAGCCAATGTTCCCAAGGCACTCTATCCGTTGGGAAGCTATGAGCGCATCCACTGTTTCTTTGACAATGACCGTGCAGGAATGGAAGCAATACAGCAAATCAGAAAGGAGTATGATGCTACCCGGTATATACGTGACGCCTCGCAAATCTACAGTGGATGTAAAGATCTGAACGAATATTTACAGAAACGAATAGCCGATAGGAAAGAGCAAGCGCAATCTGTCAAAAAGAGGAATGATACACTATCCAAGAAACCGAAAGGCTTCCGGTTATAG
- the lnu(AN2) gene encoding lincosamide nucleotidyltransferase Lnu(AN2), producing MTKKEHTTITELFQVLDLLESLDMQFWLDGGWGVDVLYGQQTRLHRDIDIDFDANYTDQLLDLLQERGYQIETNWLPTRVELYSKELGYIDIHPFVLNADGTSKQADLDGGWYEFQPDYFGTAVFEGRSIPCISAKGQQVFHSGYDLREKDIHDLSIIKQCITTMSLTIR from the coding sequence ATGACAAAGAAAGAACACACTACGATTACAGAGTTATTTCAAGTTTTGGACTTGTTGGAAAGCCTGGACATGCAGTTTTGGTTGGATGGAGGCTGGGGAGTGGATGTCTTGTACGGACAGCAAACCCGCTTGCATAGAGATATTGACATTGATTTTGATGCCAATTATACAGACCAACTCCTTGATCTTTTGCAGGAGAGAGGATATCAAATTGAAACAAATTGGTTGCCCACCCGTGTGGAACTGTATAGCAAAGAATTAGGCTATATTGATATCCATCCTTTTGTCTTGAATGCGGACGGCACTTCCAAACAAGCCGACTTGGATGGAGGCTGGTATGAATTTCAACCGGACTATTTTGGAACAGCAGTCTTTGAAGGCAGAAGCATCCCTTGCATTTCTGCAAAAGGGCAACAAGTATTCCATTCGGGCTACGATTTAAGAGAGAAGGATATTCACGATTTATCTATAATTAAACAATGTATAACAACAATGAGCCTAACAATTAGATAA
- a CDS encoding nuclear transport factor 2 family protein, producing the protein MKPKEVLEKWIDCFNKADAYHIAELYATNAVNHQVANEPIIGKESIYKMFVNEFATAKMVCMVENIFEDGEWAIMEWKDSLGLRGCGFFHVKDNKIVFQRGYWDKLSFLKQHNLPIE; encoded by the coding sequence ATGAAGCCTAAAGAAGTTTTGGAAAAATGGATAGATTGCTTTAACAAAGCAGATGCTTATCATATAGCAGAGCTGTATGCTACTAATGCAGTAAATCATCAAGTCGCAAACGAACCAATAATTGGTAAAGAATCAATCTACAAAATGTTTGTGAATGAATTTGCCACTGCTAAAATGGTTTGTATGGTGGAAAATATTTTTGAAGATGGCGAATGGGCTATCATGGAATGGAAAGACTCTCTTGGACTTCGTGGATGCGGATTTTTTCATGTAAAAGATAACAAAATCGTCTTTCAAAGAGGGTATTGGGATAAACTTTCATTCTTGAAGCAACACAATCTTCCAATTGAATAA
- a CDS encoding AAA family ATPase has translation MDYMREIKEISAEQAIILWQASRLSLSKIYEKAPEILKVQGSVIGTLGNFSASIGKAKSKKTFNVSAIVAASLKNGTVLRYVAELPENKRKVLYVDTEQSHYHCLKVMKRILRLAGLPDDRDNEHLEFLALRKYTPEQRIRIVEQAIYNTPDIGLVIIDGIRDMVYDINSPGESTRIISKLMQWTDDRQIHIHTILHQNKGDENARGHIGTELNNKAETVLLVEKDKSNGDISNVSAMHIRAMDFEPFAFRINDNALPELIEGYRPEAKKPGRPEEEKFDPYRHITEQQHRIALEAAFGLKEEYGYKDLETALIKSYMSVGVKLNHQKAVSLITMLRNKRMIVQENGRKYTFKPDFHY, from the coding sequence ATGGACTATATGAGAGAAATAAAGGAAATATCTGCAGAACAGGCGATAATCCTTTGGCAAGCCTCACGTCTGAGCCTATCGAAAATCTATGAGAAAGCACCTGAGATTTTAAAAGTGCAAGGTTCGGTCATTGGCACACTGGGCAATTTCAGTGCATCCATAGGCAAAGCCAAAAGTAAAAAGACTTTCAATGTGTCGGCTATTGTAGCCGCCTCATTGAAAAACGGTACGGTACTACGGTATGTGGCAGAACTTCCGGAGAACAAAAGGAAAGTCCTTTATGTGGACACGGAACAAAGCCATTATCACTGCCTGAAAGTCATGAAACGTATTTTACGGCTGGCCGGTCTTCCTGATGACAGGGACAATGAACATCTGGAGTTTCTCGCTTTGAGGAAATACACGCCCGAACAGCGCATCAGGATTGTCGAACAGGCTATCTATAATACACCGGACATAGGGCTTGTAATCATAGACGGCATCCGTGATATGGTATATGACATCAACAGTCCGGGAGAATCGACACGCATCATATCCAAGTTGATGCAGTGGACGGATGACAGGCAAATACACATCCATACGATACTCCACCAGAACAAAGGCGATGAAAACGCAAGAGGGCATATCGGTACGGAGCTGAACAACAAGGCGGAAACCGTTCTTCTCGTGGAAAAGGACAAGAGCAACGGGGATATAAGCAATGTTTCGGCCATGCACATACGTGCAATGGATTTCGAGCCTTTCGCTTTCCGTATCAACGACAATGCATTGCCTGAACTCATAGAGGGGTACAGACCCGAAGCGAAGAAACCCGGAAGACCGGAAGAGGAAAAGTTCGACCCTTACAGGCATATTACCGAACAACAGCACCGCATAGCACTAGAAGCGGCTTTCGGACTGAAAGAGGAATACGGCTACAAGGATCTGGAAACCGCCTTAATCAAGTCTTATATGTCAGTAGGTGTAAAACTGAACCATCAAAAGGCGGTATCACTTATCACCATGCTCCGGAACAAACGGATGATAGTACAGGAGAACGGCAGGAAATACACGTTCAAGCCAGACTTTCACTATTAG